In one window of Primulina tabacum isolate GXHZ01 chromosome 8, ASM2559414v2, whole genome shotgun sequence DNA:
- the LOC142553669 gene encoding pentatricopeptide repeat-containing protein At4g32450, mitochondrial-like: MYARRPSSATLNSLMRLFHVCSVRNLTESFNLVRNLSTAAERTDFHNHYEGVITENRQGYENGNQQDLFYGRNLGGVEQNRSPNGFQGDNPNGQLGDFPPSYERNVPQNGFHSNWNSGSLDSNLDGVNHGQSSTGDYRLYNSDLHGNLAHGNSRNEVISGHFDVGMQKPGGINGQGGFEGGFSGRCQTSTEQNLPNHFNGNMELSQQNYYGNYFGKYQQTGGGDYYSSAGNYKQNWRESQVGGIVYSQVASNPNEGSVGIVEESLPVSKYEDLDELCKEGKLKEAVELLGQLEQQGITVDLPRYLALMQVCGENKALEEAKSVHDHLLKSMPHPEVRIFNKILEMYSKCGSVVDTFEVFDKMPRRNLTSWDILIYWLAKNDHGEDSIYLFEQFKKSGLKPDGQMFLGVFSACGAIGDFVEGMLHFESMSKDYGIVPLIEHYVGIVDMLGSAGFLDEALEFIEKMPVEPGVEIWETLMNFCRMHGNMELGDRCADIVQLLDPSRLNEQSREGLIPINAADLAKEKERKKLSGQNLLEVRSRVHEYRAGDRSHPDHERIYGLLRGLKQQMKEVGYVPETKFVLHDVDIEAKEEALMAHSERLAAAQGFLTTPARSPLRIIKNLRVCGDCHNAFKIISSIVGREIIARDSKRFHHFKDGLCSCNDYW, from the coding sequence ATGTATGCTAGAAGACCTTCATCCGCCACCCTCAACTCTCTCATGCGTCTATTTCACGTATGTAGTGTCAGAAATTTGACGGAATCCTTTAATTTGGTTAGAAATCTATCCACAGCTGCTGAAAGAACAGATTTTCACAATCATTACGAAGGGGTTATTACAGAAAATCGGCAAGGTTACGAAAATGGCAATCAACAGGATCTTTTTTACGGTCGGAATTTAGGTGGGGTTGAGCAAAACAGAAGCCCTAATGGGTTTCAAGGGGATAACCCAAATGGGCAGCTTGGTGATTTTCCACCTTCTTACGAGCGAAATGTCCCTCAAAATGGGTTTCATAGTAATTGGAACAGTGGTAGTTTGGATTCGAATTTGGATGGAGTTAATCATGGCCAAAGCTCAACCGGGGATTATAGGCTGTATAATAGTGACCTTCACGGGAATTTGGCGCACGGGAATTCGAGGAATGAGGTAATTTCGGGTCACTTTGATGTGGGAATGCAAAAACCCGGTGGAATAAATGGACAGGGGGGGTTCGAGGGGGGTTTTTCAGGGCGATGCCAAACATCAACGGAGCAGAATTTGCCAAATCATTTTAACGGGAACATGGAGTTATCTCAGCAGAATTACTATGGCAATTACTTTGGAAAGTATCAGCAGACTGGGGGTGGGGATTATTACTCCAGTGCAGGAAACTATAAACAGAATTGGAGGGAGTCTCAAGTTGGCGGAATAGTTTATTCTCAAGTAGCAAGTAATCCAAATGAAGGGTCAGTTGGAATTGTTGAAGAGAGTCTGCCCGTGAGCAAATATGAGGATCTTGATGAGTTGTGCAAGGAAGGAAAACTCAAGGAAGCAGTAGAACTTTTGGGACAGCTAGAACAGCAGGGTATCACAGTTGATCTGCCTAGATACTTGGCTTTGATGCAGGTCTGCGGTGAGAATAAGGCTTTGGAAGAGGCCAAATCTGTTCATGATCATCTCTTGAAGTCAATGCCGCATCCTGAAGTTAGAATATTCAATAAGATTCTCGAGATGTACTCTAAATGTGGTTCCGTGGTTGACACATTTGAGGTCTTCGACAAAATGCCCAGACGGAATCTGACATCCTGGGACATTTTGATATACTGGCTTGCTAAGAATGATCATGGAGAAGATTCCATCTATTTGTTTGAGCAATTCAAAAAATCTGGGCTGAAACCTGATGGCCAGATGTTTTTGGGGGTGTTTTCTGCGTGTGGTGCCATAGGTGACTTTGTCGAAGGAATGCTGCATTTTGAATCCATGAGCAAGGATTATGGAATTGTTCCCTTGATTGAGCACTATGTTGGCATAGTGGACATGCTTGGAAGTGCAGGATTCCTGGATGAAGCTTTGGAATTCATTGAAAAAATGCCTGTTGAACCCGGAGTAGAAATTTGGGAAACCTTGATGAATTTCTGTAGAATGCATGGAAATATGGAACTTGGAGACCGATGTGCTGATATTGTGCAGCTTTTGGATCCGTCCCGCCTAAATGAGCAATCAAGAGAGGGCCTCATACCGATAAATGCCGCTGACCTTGCAAAAGAGAAAGAGAGAAAGAAGTTAAGCGGTCAAAATCTTCTAGAGGTTCGAAGTAGAGTCCATGAATATAGAGCAGGTGATAGATCTCACCCTGATCATGAAAGGATCTACGGATTGCTTAGGGGACTGAAGCAGCAAATGAAAGAGGTGGGTTATGTTCCAGAGACTAAATTTGTGCTCCATGATGTTGACATAGAAGCTAAGGAGGAAGCTCTTATGGCTCATAGTGAGAGACTTGCTGCTGCACAAGGTTTCTTAACCACTCCAGCTAGATCCCCTCTGCGAATAATTAAGAATCTTCGTGTTTGTGGGGATTGCCACAATGCATTTAAAATTATCTCAAGTATAGTTGGTAGGGAAATTATTGCACGAGATAGTAAGAGGTTTCACCATTTTAAAGATGGATTATGTTCTTGTAATGATTATTGGTGA